Proteins encoded together in one Sulfolobales archaeon window:
- a CDS encoding PaREP1 family protein — protein CALAIKAHALAKKGLKLESHRDLWLYKNEIARELGEWVKIVFRQADSMHKNFYEDLATREDIEDVLKEVKKLVTAIRNNVESPQ, from the coding sequence TGTGCACTAGCTATCAAGGCACATGCCCTTGCTAAGAAGGGTCTAAAGCTAGAGTCCCATAGGGATCTCTGGCTCTATAAGAATGAAATAGCTAGAGAGCTTGGCGAGTGGGTGAAGATAGTATTTAGACAGGCCGACTCCATGCATAAAAACTTCTACGAAGATCTAGCAACAAGAGAAGATATAGAGGATGTATTAAAAGAGGTTAAAAAACTCGTGACAGCTATACGCAATAATGTAGAGAGTCCTCAGTAA
- a CDS encoding winged helix-turn-helix domain-containing protein, with product MKPEEIFGVNAGKVWSVLKNKGPLTARQIAKETNLKITDVYGALGWLGREGKIEIIKEKGKTIYRLLE from the coding sequence ATGAAACCAGAAGAGATCTTCGGTGTGAATGCTGGAAAGGTATGGAGTGTTTTGAAAAATAAGGGGCCATTAACAGCTAGACAGATAGCTAAAGAGACGAACTTAAAGATCACAGATGTCTATGGAGCCCTTGGATGGCTGGGTAGAGAGGGGAAGATAGAGATTATTAAGGAGAAGGGTAAAACAATCTATAGACTTCTCGAGTAG